A single region of the Methanolacinia paynteri genome encodes:
- a CDS encoding cache domain-containing protein, whose protein sequence is MNASEYAKEVGMEEAAAEFNDPSGKFVDGTMYIYALYYNGTYIAQPFNQSLVGTNGLSATDTNGMRFVEACRDVAESGGGEVLYTYPNPSDNMTYEEKLGYVYPVDDEWWIGSGIYLDDLVDKTNSTPLYLGYVKDFMTGAALFAENVSMDEAISVFNNQSGDYFDLDNGMYVLALDYDGNILAHPAYPEIIGENIYDREMKFGVKSIQRAAEIARNGGGFIIYSYDGTDGTIKQNLNYVMPVEKDDYWIISSGISRDLLQY, encoded by the coding sequence ATGAACGCATCCGAATATGCAAAAGAAGTAGGTATGGAAGAGGCTGCCGCAGAGTTCAATGATCCTTCCGGCAAATTTGTTGACGGGACCATGTATATATATGCACTTTATTATAACGGAACTTATATCGCCCAGCCTTTCAACCAGAGCCTTGTCGGAACGAACGGATTGTCCGCGACAGACACCAATGGTATGAGGTTTGTCGAGGCGTGCCGTGATGTGGCAGAATCGGGAGGAGGAGAGGTTCTTTATACCTATCCGAACCCGTCGGATAATATGACATACGAGGAAAAGCTCGGGTATGTGTATCCAGTCGATGATGAATGGTGGATAGGCTCAGGAATATATCTTGACGATCTTGTGGATAAAACCAATAGCACACCCCTTTATCTTGGATACGTGAAGGATTTTATGACCGGTGCGGCCTTATTTGCCGAGAACGTATCCATGGATGAAGCAATCTCGGTGTTCAACAACCAAAGCGGAGATTATTTTGATCTTGACAACGGGATGTATGTCCTTGCGCTGGATTATGATGGAAATATCCTTGCCCATCCTGCATACCCGGAGATCATAGGTGAGAATATCTATGATCGTGAGATGAAATTCGGTGTCAAAAGTATCCAAAGAGCAGCAGAAATCGCTCGTAATGGCGGAGGATTCATAATTTACAGTTATGATGGAACCGACGGCACAATTAAGCAGAACCTGAATTATGTCATGCCTGTCGAAAAGGACGACTACTGGATAATCAGTTCGGGTATTTCCAGGGATCTGCTCCAGTATTGA
- a CDS encoding HDIG domain-containing metalloprotein yields the protein MSGKGLINHCIATAAVMKAVAARLGEDQDKWEIIGILHDIDFEYTGGDMTLHGAEGYRILAETGVPEEIAGPVKRHNYEMYGDSKTPVDTALTAADNISGLIIACAMVKGGDLSAVSVKTVMKKMKDCSFAAGCSRERVRMIEDCIELPEFYEISIEGLKTVKDEIGLV from the coding sequence GTGAGCGGTAAAGGTCTGATAAATCACTGTATTGCAACTGCGGCAGTAATGAAGGCTGTTGCTGCAAGACTTGGAGAAGATCAGGATAAATGGGAGATTATCGGGATTCTTCATGACATAGATTTCGAATACACAGGCGGTGACATGACTCTTCACGGTGCAGAAGGCTACAGGATACTCGCCGAAACCGGGGTTCCGGAAGAGATTGCAGGGCCTGTGAAGAGACACAATTATGAGATGTACGGGGATTCGAAAACTCCTGTGGATACTGCACTCACTGCAGCCGACAATATATCGGGGCTGATAATCGCCTGTGCCATGGTCAAAGGCGGAGATTTATCTGCTGTTTCAGTGAAAACCGTTATGAAAAAGATGAAGGATTGTTCGTTTGCGGCGGGATGCAGCAGGGAGAGAGTAAGGATGATCGAAGATTGCATTGAGCTTCCTGAATTTTATGAGATCTCTATTGAGGGATTAAAGACCGTTAAAGATGAGATTGGTCTTGTATAA
- a CDS encoding DHA2 family efflux MFS transporter permease subunit, whose translation MNAEQGEKDGQYGHWPVLFLLSLATAIELIDGTALNISLPTIASDFNINLGTASWIPMVYFLTISCLLLPFAKVIEKTGTRKILFAGLLLFTVSSYFCAISGRIELLIFFRFLQATGGAMMAAAVPAQVAIGFTPETRGRALGIIMGAGGFGLAAGPAIGGYITHFISWHWIFYINIPIGIIGMALTYFCLKPYSPAERSNGFDYSGLVFMSLFMVSFLFLLTKGSEYGWSSPETIITAAVSILALVIFIIQEKRSKDPILDMSIFLSWAFLLSTAFLLVFEIVLGGIELILPFYLEKVLEFTPDISGLYMLIPPMIMIIAGPAGGFLSDYEGNRMVCSISALIGTIAFVIFLISLTSPGMIIYMVIALILFGMAIGAVASSGASRIIEHSPKGLEITGSAISNLVFYIGMSLGTAIYTLILQSGMASTTVNSGGISINDVSAYVFSSAMPYIYIFSIVLMAAALLFALLVPDKKRAAEAGNSTER comes from the coding sequence ATGAATGCGGAACAGGGAGAAAAGGATGGACAGTATGGCCACTGGCCAGTGCTCTTTCTCCTCTCCCTTGCAACTGCAATAGAACTTATTGACGGAACCGCCCTCAATATCTCTCTCCCTACAATCGCATCCGACTTCAATATCAACCTGGGGACCGCGTCATGGATCCCGATGGTCTATTTTTTGACGATAAGCTGCCTGCTCCTTCCATTCGCAAAAGTTATTGAGAAAACGGGGACCAGAAAGATCCTTTTTGCAGGACTACTCCTGTTTACCGTAAGCTCATATTTTTGCGCAATATCAGGAAGAATAGAACTGCTCATATTCTTCCGGTTCCTGCAGGCCACGGGCGGAGCGATGATGGCCGCAGCCGTTCCTGCACAGGTCGCAATAGGATTTACCCCGGAGACAAGAGGGCGTGCACTTGGAATTATTATGGGCGCCGGGGGATTCGGCCTTGCAGCAGGACCGGCAATCGGAGGATACATAACCCATTTCATCTCCTGGCACTGGATATTTTACATCAACATACCTATCGGCATCATCGGGATGGCCCTGACGTACTTCTGCCTGAAACCATATAGCCCGGCAGAAAGATCAAATGGCTTCGATTACAGCGGGCTCGTATTCATGTCGCTCTTCATGGTATCGTTTCTGTTTCTGCTCACGAAAGGAAGCGAATACGGGTGGAGTTCACCGGAGACCATAATAACGGCAGCAGTCTCCATACTGGCCCTTGTAATATTCATTATCCAGGAGAAGAGATCCAAAGACCCTATACTGGATATGTCCATATTCCTGTCCTGGGCCTTTCTGCTCTCTACAGCCTTCCTGCTCGTATTCGAGATAGTACTAGGTGGAATAGAACTTATTCTTCCTTTCTACCTGGAGAAGGTTCTCGAATTCACTCCCGACATATCAGGACTCTACATGCTCATCCCGCCTATGATAATGATCATCGCAGGGCCTGCCGGAGGATTCCTCTCCGACTACGAGGGCAACAGAATGGTCTGTTCGATATCTGCCCTGATCGGAACCATAGCATTTGTAATCTTCTTAATATCCCTGACTAGCCCGGGCATGATAATTTACATGGTCATCGCCCTAATCCTCTTCGGAATGGCGATAGGAGCGGTTGCAAGTTCCGGTGCAAGCAGAATTATCGAACACAGCCCGAAAGGACTTGAGATCACGGGCTCAGCCATAAGCAACCTCGTTTTTTACATAGGGATGAGCCTTGGAACAGCAATTTATACGCTGATACTCCAGTCGGGAATGGCGAGTACAACAGTTAACAGCGGAGGAATCTCCATAAACGACGTCTCGGCATATGTCTTCTCGTCCGCGATGCCTTATATCTATATATTCTCGATTGTACTCATGGCAGCGGCACTGTTGTTCGCACTGCTGGTACCCGATAAAAAAAGGGCGGCAGAAGCAGGGAACAGCACGGAAAGATAA
- a CDS encoding galactose-1-phosphate uridylyltransferase, translating to MFSKALLDINGRKIEYREETLTGIRCRICPSREERGLNDLRIPEALEMNESCPFCPENIEKDTPCFETGERIHVGESTTFPNIYPFGENHIVTVITREHCPHEITENQILDSLKGQFLGLKEKEGFATINWNYLSSAGASMIHPHLQGFSEGIPTYLTSLYINRSKEYFDRTGSNYWLSVAESEKESERYLFGDEITWCANPVPTGEKEIRGYLPFCSFNDFEEFIPEIAGGIRRVMEIYKNAGNHALNMAIRFGKDEHERYFRAFVSIIARINPNPESISDSAFMERLHFEPVVMTVPEDLKRIDSRFQKY from the coding sequence ATGTTTTCAAAGGCTCTTCTTGATATAAACGGACGAAAGATCGAGTACAGGGAAGAAACACTGACGGGAATCAGGTGCAGGATATGCCCGTCAAGAGAAGAAAGGGGTTTAAATGATCTCAGGATACCTGAGGCATTAGAAATGAATGAGTCCTGCCCGTTCTGCCCTGAAAATATCGAAAAAGACACACCCTGTTTTGAAACCGGCGAAAGAATACATGTTGGAGAAAGCACTACTTTTCCAAACATCTACCCCTTCGGTGAGAACCATATAGTGACGGTAATCACAAGGGAGCATTGCCCACATGAGATTACCGAAAACCAGATCCTCGATTCACTTAAAGGCCAGTTTCTGGGCCTTAAGGAAAAAGAAGGATTTGCCACGATAAACTGGAATTATCTTTCCTCTGCAGGCGCAAGCATGATCCATCCCCATCTGCAGGGATTCTCGGAAGGGATTCCTACATACCTGACATCTCTTTACATAAACAGGTCAAAGGAATATTTTGATAGAACAGGATCGAATTACTGGCTTTCAGTAGCCGAATCGGAAAAAGAATCCGAGAGGTATCTGTTTGGCGACGAGATAACGTGGTGTGCAAACCCGGTACCGACAGGAGAAAAGGAGATCAGGGGATATCTTCCTTTTTGCTCGTTCAACGATTTTGAAGAGTTCATTCCTGAGATCGCCGGAGGGATCAGGAGAGTAATGGAGATCTATAAAAATGCCGGCAATCATGCCCTCAATATGGCGATCAGGTTCGGAAAAGACGAGCATGAAAGGTATTTCAGGGCGTTCGTATCGATCATTGCAAGGATAAACCCAAACCCGGAGTCGATCTCCGATTCGGCATTCATGGAGAGACTGCACTTTGAACCTGTCGTCATGACCGTTCCCGAAGATCTAAAAAGGATAGACAGTAGATTCCAGAAGTATTAA
- a CDS encoding 5,10-methylenetetrahydromethanopterin reductase gives MSYGIEFVPGNISVKQVVKYCKLAENKDIDFAWITNHYNNRHCYPTLAAIAQATDSLKMGPGIMNTFTDTPAAIASFMCTLNEISEGRAVLGIGPGDLSTLPKLAIDPVKPVARLKEGVQQIKALCSGNEVKKSGNMEFFDYDGAKLTGVQLPGKKGIPVYIGAQGPKMLELAGEIGEGALINASNSKDFDIAIPLIKAACDKVDDKKFKKFDVGAYTAMSIDQSEKKARNAAKIVAAFIAAGSPPALLERHGLDLSNVAKIKDALSRFDFGAVGGLVGDGEIDAFTIAGTPEMVKEKCENLTASGVTQIIFGSPLGPDMTNSIRLLGKYIV, from the coding sequence TTGAGTTATGGAATAGAATTTGTACCAGGAAACATCAGCGTTAAGCAGGTTGTAAAGTACTGTAAACTCGCAGAGAACAAAGATATTGACTTTGCGTGGATTACAAACCACTATAACAACCGCCACTGCTACCCCACCCTTGCAGCAATTGCACAGGCAACAGACAGCCTCAAGATGGGACCGGGTATCATGAACACATTCACGGACACTCCGGCAGCAATTGCATCCTTTATGTGCACACTGAACGAGATCTCCGAAGGGCGCGCAGTTCTCGGTATCGGACCGGGCGACCTATCGACACTCCCGAAGCTCGCAATCGACCCCGTAAAGCCCGTTGCACGCCTGAAGGAAGGTGTCCAGCAGATCAAGGCACTCTGCTCAGGTAACGAAGTCAAAAAGAGCGGAAACATGGAATTCTTCGACTACGACGGTGCAAAGCTTACCGGTGTCCAGCTTCCGGGCAAGAAGGGAATCCCCGTATACATTGGTGCCCAGGGTCCCAAGATGCTCGAACTTGCAGGTGAGATCGGAGAGGGAGCACTCATCAACGCATCAAACTCCAAGGACTTCGACATCGCAATCCCGCTGATCAAAGCGGCATGCGACAAGGTTGACGACAAGAAGTTCAAGAAGTTCGATGTCGGTGCATACACCGCAATGTCGATCGACCAGAGCGAGAAGAAGGCACGCAATGCAGCAAAGATCGTTGCAGCATTCATTGCAGCAGGTTCACCACCGGCACTTCTCGAACGCCACGGCCTTGACCTTTCAAACGTAGCGAAGATCAAAGATGCACTTTCACGTTTCGACTTTGGTGCAGTCGGAGGACTTGTCGGAGACGGCGAGATCGATGCATTCACAATCGCAGGAACACCTGAGATGGTAAAAGAGAAGTGCGAGAACCTTACCGCATCAGGAGTTACACAGATCATCTTCGGTTCACCACTCGGACCCGACATGACAAACTCCATCCGCCTTCTCGGAAAGTACATTGTCTAA
- a CDS encoding tubulin/FtsZ family protein — translation MRILTIGVGGAGSRIVDQLYYQDQRSSISCISAVVVDTDGNFLSQLRYLPDEAKIFFPAIDPEVHFDVRSTVDLNEVMTQIKRMDNIDIDAIMIFTGLGGNLSDIIPDLTKEIRKSYFEPVFVVCTLPYLREGRRQAAKAADDLEKIEESVDGIFLFDNETWYRKIKASFEVTIDEAGNPVSTPSPYGKSFPENPRDMYRMLNEKISRQIGLLLRAGEFNEDGFDSAEVVLDAGEILNTLKGNGITAVGYAVEPLPTNWTDIFDKWLPEKQLNNFSEESQKRATRIVALAKKAVYEDISVPCDLTSAEKALILIAGPSRELSMKGFQTVRKWIDSSIAGLEMRAGDYPVTNTKFVGIIIMLSGIHNIPRLEEIKRLRDDFLREQDEKKAIEEDQSLLEEEMLLLSGMGHSQIDSGFTPADEPAEAVRRVQSYEPEIAQPLQNYYAPDYDQYSRNDEALEQEALEFIGGYSSKPPRAEAKRNLNVAPIIEVGDDRYMDSEYTEDSEGSLDLKDFLEDEPEEEPQTHELTNDPRFIEYKKQYSFSALLEDDSEPEPSTDPFDSGWMDEERTPVIRHRHPEPEEIPLTSREYVMEQEFQEYSAEKRENDSLIPAKPAVKDDQISISGKKEKKVDNNGIILPGRSERNVSDMTRMTSVNMGNAPKDTIFGAGARIKGPMMPKEKSDVAMVGEKISIGRNSFHATDKTLSAGNFSAGSKMRPKDNVFGGGSVSAGKAIHPNDSTFTGSGVSVGKNMSVNDSTFSGGKVNMKPNILPKDSDRISVKGKVKKPKELLSDNIGMRQGGGKGPKELLSDNIKMRGGASKPKDDIFAKSVTSKKPAGPSKGNPGKSSFSGTGDLISASGQKKNAKKGSDSKDEDLFWA, via the coding sequence ATGAGGATCCTTACAATAGGCGTAGGAGGAGCGGGGTCGAGGATCGTCGACCAGCTATATTATCAGGACCAGCGCAGCAGTATAAGCTGTATATCTGCTGTAGTAGTGGATACTGACGGAAATTTCCTGTCGCAGCTCCGTTACCTTCCCGATGAGGCCAAGATATTCTTTCCTGCAATTGATCCCGAGGTCCATTTCGATGTACGCTCCACTGTCGATCTGAACGAAGTGATGACACAGATCAAAAGGATGGACAATATCGATATCGATGCGATAATGATATTCACCGGTCTGGGCGGGAATCTCAGTGATATCATCCCTGATCTGACCAAAGAGATCCGCAAGTCGTATTTCGAGCCTGTTTTTGTAGTCTGTACACTCCCTTATCTGAGGGAAGGCAGGCGACAGGCGGCAAAGGCGGCCGACGATCTTGAAAAGATCGAAGAATCTGTCGACGGGATATTTCTTTTCGACAACGAAACCTGGTACAGGAAGATAAAAGCCTCCTTTGAAGTCACGATCGATGAAGCGGGAAATCCGGTAAGTACCCCGTCACCCTACGGTAAATCGTTCCCCGAAAACCCGAGGGACATGTACAGGATGCTGAATGAGAAAATATCCCGCCAGATCGGACTTTTGCTGAGAGCGGGAGAGTTCAACGAAGACGGTTTCGATTCAGCCGAGGTGGTCCTTGATGCCGGCGAGATCCTGAATACGCTGAAAGGCAACGGAATTACTGCTGTCGGCTATGCGGTGGAGCCTCTTCCGACAAACTGGACCGATATATTTGATAAGTGGCTTCCTGAAAAACAGCTGAATAATTTCAGTGAGGAGTCACAGAAGAGGGCGACGAGAATTGTTGCTCTTGCAAAGAAAGCCGTCTATGAGGATATCTCAGTTCCATGCGACCTGACAAGCGCAGAAAAGGCCCTTATTCTTATTGCAGGTCCTTCTAGGGAACTGTCGATGAAGGGTTTTCAAACCGTCAGGAAATGGATAGATTCGAGTATCGCCGGCCTGGAAATGAGGGCGGGAGATTATCCTGTTACCAATACGAAGTTTGTCGGGATTATTATAATGCTCTCGGGAATCCATAACATCCCGCGGCTGGAAGAGATAAAAAGGCTCAGGGATGATTTTCTCCGTGAACAGGATGAGAAGAAAGCAATTGAGGAGGACCAGAGCCTGCTCGAGGAGGAGATGCTTCTTTTATCAGGAATGGGTCATTCTCAGATAGATTCCGGGTTTACACCTGCAGATGAACCGGCTGAGGCGGTCAGGCGAGTGCAGAGTTATGAGCCAGAGATAGCACAGCCTCTGCAGAATTACTATGCCCCGGATTACGATCAGTACAGCCGGAACGATGAGGCCCTTGAACAGGAAGCGCTGGAGTTTATAGGTGGTTATTCTTCAAAACCGCCGAGGGCAGAGGCGAAGAGAAACTTAAATGTTGCACCAATTATTGAGGTAGGAGATGACAGATATATGGATTCGGAATATACGGAGGATTCGGAAGGGTCTCTCGATCTGAAGGATTTCCTTGAGGATGAGCCTGAAGAAGAACCCCAAACCCATGAGTTGACAAATGACCCGCGATTTATAGAATATAAGAAACAGTATTCATTCTCCGCACTCCTGGAGGATGACAGCGAACCTGAGCCTTCAACAGATCCGTTTGACAGCGGCTGGATGGATGAGGAAAGGACACCGGTCATACGGCATCGGCACCCCGAACCGGAGGAGATTCCGCTTACATCGAGAGAGTATGTTATGGAGCAGGAATTTCAGGAGTATTCTGCTGAAAAACGCGAGAATGATTCCTTAATACCTGCCAAACCTGCCGTGAAGGACGACCAGATCTCGATATCGGGAAAGAAAGAGAAGAAGGTAGACAATAACGGAATCATCCTTCCCGGCAGGTCGGAACGCAATGTTTCCGATATGACGAGGATGACGTCTGTCAATATGGGAAACGCACCTAAAGATACAATCTTCGGGGCAGGCGCGAGGATAAAGGGCCCGATGATGCCAAAAGAGAAGAGCGATGTTGCGATGGTCGGTGAGAAGATCAGTATCGGGAGAAATTCATTCCATGCGACCGACAAGACTCTTTCGGCAGGCAACTTCTCTGCAGGCTCGAAGATGAGGCCGAAGGACAATGTATTCGGGGGAGGATCGGTCTCTGCCGGAAAGGCGATCCATCCGAATGACAGTACGTTTACCGGTTCGGGAGTTTCGGTTGGAAAGAATATGTCGGTCAACGACAGCACCTTCTCCGGTGGGAAAGTGAATATGAAACCGAATATCCTTCCCAAAGATAGTGACAGGATATCGGTGAAGGGCAAGGTGAAGAAGCCCAAAGAACTCCTTTCTGACAATATCGGTATGAGGCAGGGCGGCGGCAAAGGGCCGAAGGAACTTCTTTCCGATAATATTAAAATGAGAGGGGGGGCTTCGAAACCGAAAGATGATATATTTGCCAAGTCGGTGACAAGCAAAAAACCCGCCGGACCCTCAAAAGGAAATCCCGGAAAATCTTCATTTTCAGGAACGGGGGATCTCATATCTGCATCCGGTCAGAAGAAAAATGCCAAGAAAGGATCGGATTCGAAGGACGAAGATCTCTTCTGGGCATGA
- a CDS encoding radical SAM/SPASM domain-containing protein — translation MSLRRHINQDMYTFIQSQSCSKGIKLDYESKVFELSKIKQAERQLIESNFFTHDVSQTGKISVRNQKSGLYLRRVFVEITSSCNLLCKHCYNGSAKVRHISLDGIKDIVAEALAMGSYRLDVTGGEPMLHPNFLEIMAILRDKLFLTSIFTNGTLITKPIVERIKKLGNVERVYVSLDDSEPHSHDCFRGVEGSFDKTMNGIKLLRQSRIPVVINTTLTPQNVEKIEDIYKIGKELDVGVRVAPVLNQGRAMKNVFHISDEKIAKIYKDNIIRYGLKPNNSKYPLCGVATSMIFIKSDGEICLCPTLSSAQSNLFSLGNICNESISDIWDSDELNDIRQNILCKEKSCKFIKICGGGCRSRAYLKTGAISEPDTLSCKILDVV, via the coding sequence ATGTCACTGAGAAGACATATCAACCAAGACATGTACACTTTCATCCAATCGCAATCATGTTCTAAGGGAATCAAGCTGGATTATGAGAGCAAGGTGTTTGAACTGTCGAAAATTAAACAGGCAGAGCGACAACTAATTGAATCTAATTTTTTTACACATGATGTATCCCAAACCGGAAAAATCTCTGTCCGAAATCAAAAGAGTGGTTTATATTTGAGGCGTGTTTTCGTTGAGATAACAAGTTCGTGCAATCTCTTGTGTAAGCATTGCTATAATGGATCGGCAAAAGTCCGTCACATCTCTTTGGATGGAATAAAAGATATTGTGGCCGAAGCACTTGCTATGGGATCATATAGATTAGATGTGACTGGTGGAGAACCGATGTTACATCCAAATTTTTTGGAGATAATGGCGATTTTAAGAGATAAGTTGTTTTTAACTTCTATCTTTACAAATGGAACTCTGATTACAAAGCCAATTGTCGAGCGAATAAAAAAACTCGGCAATGTGGAAAGAGTATATGTCAGTCTAGATGATTCTGAACCACACAGTCATGATTGTTTTAGGGGAGTAGAGGGGTCATTTGACAAAACCATGAATGGAATAAAATTGTTGCGTCAAAGTAGGATCCCCGTCGTGATAAATACCACACTAACTCCCCAAAATGTCGAAAAGATTGAAGATATTTACAAAATCGGGAAGGAGCTGGACGTAGGCGTAAGGGTCGCACCTGTACTCAATCAGGGGAGGGCAATGAAAAATGTTTTTCATATTTCAGATGAAAAAATTGCAAAGATATATAAAGATAACATCATCAGATATGGTTTAAAACCCAATAATTCTAAGTATCCACTATGTGGCGTGGCGACCAGTATGATTTTTATTAAGTCGGATGGAGAGATATGTCTGTGTCCGACCTTATCTTCAGCCCAGTCGAATTTGTTTTCGTTGGGAAATATATGCAATGAAAGTATATCTGACATATGGGACAGCGATGAGTTGAACGATATACGACAAAATATCTTATGTAAAGAAAAAAGTTGCAAATTTATAAAAATCTGTGGAGGAGGGTGTAGGAGTCGTGCCTATCTAAAAACTGGAGCTATCTCAGAGCCAGACACATTATCTTGTAAGATACTTGATGTGGTTTAG
- a CDS encoding radical SAM protein, with amino-acid sequence MLTISIENVNVEITSKCNLRCAFCYACCPMKEGIDVPFKKLNKFFSNFSKDGRRLMLTGGEIFMRGDVLKIIENAHDLGLLVDIFTNGTLLTDKHISFVSEKVDKVFITHDGSEKIHNALRGKDMFKKTQISLKKLISANCNVNVQCTIVPQSFQFEDEIIQNFLDLSPQSVKFSHISKVGMGKTCRNLWLSDEEVLSQIDIVRRLSKESNYRIMSVPDFVNNKKYSISESQIFPKIMPWIMCNGDLVPYRDDSSRTKISSISTYPKLSVNVDELVEKLHSIMRRNIRHKEYFDYMEVVSDAIGELAK; translated from the coding sequence ATCCTGACCATTTCGATCGAAAATGTCAATGTAGAAATAACATCGAAATGCAATCTACGGTGTGCGTTTTGTTACGCATGCTGTCCTATGAAAGAGGGTATAGATGTACCATTCAAAAAGTTGAACAAATTTTTCAGTAATTTTTCAAAAGATGGTAGGCGATTAATGCTTACTGGAGGGGAAATCTTCATGAGGGGAGATGTACTCAAGATTATCGAAAATGCACACGACCTAGGCTTGCTTGTTGACATATTCACAAACGGAACTCTACTAACAGACAAGCATATATCGTTCGTCTCGGAAAAGGTGGACAAAGTGTTTATAACACATGATGGATCTGAAAAGATACACAATGCTTTGAGAGGCAAAGATATGTTCAAAAAAACACAGATTTCCCTTAAAAAGTTGATCTCTGCCAACTGTAACGTAAATGTTCAATGCACCATCGTTCCACAAAGTTTTCAATTCGAAGATGAAATCATACAAAACTTTTTGGATCTTTCCCCACAATCAGTCAAATTCTCTCACATTTCCAAAGTTGGAATGGGCAAAACGTGTAGAAATTTATGGTTGAGTGACGAAGAAGTTTTGAGTCAAATTGATATAGTGAGGCGTCTCTCTAAAGAATCTAATTATAGGATTATGTCAGTGCCCGATTTTGTAAACAATAAAAAATATTCCATATCAGAAAGTCAGATTTTCCCTAAGATAATGCCATGGATTATGTGTAATGGGGATTTGGTACCATACAGAGATGACTCAAGCAGAACTAAAATCTCGTCAATTAGTACGTATCCGAAACTATCTGTTAATGTTGATGAATTAGTAGAGAAGTTGCACAGTATAATGAGAAGGAATATCCGCCACAAGGAGTATTTTGACTATATGGAGGTTGTTTCCGATGCAATCGGTGAACTCGCTAAATGA